One genomic segment of Patescibacteria group bacterium includes these proteins:
- a CDS encoding DUF3850 domain-containing protein: MKIEKKVWPKYFQAIIEGRKNYELRLADWKCNEGDTLILKEWDPKTKDYTGREITKKVKYVAKFKIDNLFWSKEDIEKHGLQIISLE; the protein is encoded by the coding sequence ATGAAAATAGAGAAGAAAGTTTGGCCAAAGTATTTTCAAGCGATTATAGAAGGCAGGAAAAATTATGAGCTGCGGCTGGCGGATTGGAAATGCAATGAAGGAGATACTCTAATCCTTAAAGAATGGGATCCAAAAACAAAAGATTATACAGGCAGAGAAATAACAAAAAAAGTAAAATATGTGGCTAAATTTAAAATAGATAATCTTTTCTGGTCAAAGGAAGATATTGAAAAACACGGTCTTCAAATAATTTCATTGGAATAG
- a CDS encoding alpha/beta hydrolase produces the protein GNYNYQGDIRQIAKGLQEDVARLAKESLDAGGDGQVDIVGFSLGGQIIREYLAQMVRSMETEEDDRPHHIANAIIIASPNKGSWAYAQSQKIPWPAGAISNQAANAYFAWSADNGQPINATAAALEQLKPDSSFMERVANRYATNVSYSTLYGDISGTVKQNLFGVQLGGKTSIGDTLLTADSASDIPNINEESYSFDSDVDVNVKIDIGNSSVAAELEFPTPMDYWKWQHRDLIEQPEIHQKVLEILEGV, from the coding sequence ATGGCAACTACAACTACCAAGGAGACATAAGACAAATAGCAAAAGGTCTGCAGGAAGATGTGGCGAGGTTAGCAAAAGAAAGTTTAGATGCTGGAGGAGATGGACAAGTGGACATTGTTGGATTCTCTCTAGGAGGTCAGATTATTCGAGAATATTTAGCGCAGATGGTGAGGAGTATGGAGACGGAGGAGGATGATCGCCCCCACCACATTGCCAACGCTATCATCATCGCCTCTCCCAACAAGGGAAGTTGGGCTTATGCTCAATCTCAAAAAATCCCCTGGCCTGCTGGAGCAATTTCTAATCAAGCTGCAAATGCCTATTTTGCATGGTCAGCAGACAATGGACAACCAATAAATGCAACGGCCGCGGCGCTTGAACAGCTCAAGCCAGATTCGTCTTTTATGGAAAGAGTTGCCAATAGATACGCTACAAATGTTAGCTATAGTACTCTCTATGGGGACATAAGTGGGACTGTCAAACAAAATCTTTTTGGAGTACAGCTTGGAGGAAAGACTTCTATTGGAGATACTTTACTTACCGCAGATTCTGCAAGCGATATTCCAAATATAAACGAAGAGTCGTACTCTTTTGATTCCGATGTTGATGTAAATGTAAAAATTGACATTGGAAATTCTAGTGTTGCCGCTGAATTGGAATTTCCGACACCTATGGACTATTGGAAATGGCAGCATCGTGATTTAATAGAACAACCCGAGATCCATCAAAAGGTTCTTGAGATTTTAGAAGGTGTTTAG